A genomic segment from Manduca sexta isolate Smith_Timp_Sample1 chromosome 13, JHU_Msex_v1.0, whole genome shotgun sequence encodes:
- the LOC115449761 gene encoding juvenile hormone esterase: protein MDARRLVCYYVLALLCVSELSARIPSTEEVVVRTESGWIRGLKRRAEGNKSYASFRGVPYAKQPLGELRFKELQPLEPWQDELDATQEGPVCQQTDVLYGRIMRPRGMSEACIHANIHVPYYALPRDATDKNRFAGLPVLVFIHGGGFAFGSGDSDLHGPEYLVSKDVIVITFNYRLNVYGFLSLNSTSVPGNAGLRDMVTLLKWVQRNAHFFGGRPDDVTLMGQSAGAAATHILSLSKAADGLFRRAILMSGTSSSAFFTTNPVFAQYINKLFVTNMGITATDPEEIHQKLIEMPAEKLNEANRFLLEQFGLTTFFPVVESPINGVTTILDEDPEQLIAKGRGKHIPLIIGFTDAECEIFRRRFEQIDIVSKIKENPGILVPLSVLFSSAPDTVAEITKAMHEKYFKNSVDMEGYIELCTDSYFMYPAISLAIKRARSNGAPVYLYQFSFDGDYSVFRDVNHLNFEGAGHIEDLTYVFRTNSMLGGHASFPPHDKDDHMKYWMTSFITNFMKYSNPVTDAKLWPEVRADNLRYQDIDTPDVYQNVKPHSEQRDMLDFFDSIYNWNGTSYCIK, encoded by the exons ATGGACGCGCGGCGACTAGTGTGCTACTACGTACTGGCTTTGCTCTGCG TGAGCGAGCTAAGCGCACGCATCCCTAGCACGGAGGAGGTGGTGGTGAGGACCGAGTCGGGATGGATCCGCGGTCTCAAGCGCAGAGCGGAGGGCAACAAGTCTTACGCCAGCTTCCGCGGCGTGCCTTACGCGAAACAACCTCTTGGAGAACTTAGGTTTAAG GAGCTTCAACCGTTAGAGCCGTGGCAAGACGAGCTGGACGCGACGCAGGAGGGCCCCGTGTGCCAGCAGACGGACGTGCTGTACGGACGCATCATGAGACCTCGGGGCATGAGTGAGGCGTGTATCCACGCAAACATACATGTGCCGTATTACGCGCTGCCCAGGGACGCGACAGATAAGAACCGGTTCGCCGGCTTGCCCGTGCTGGTGTTCATCCACGGAGGCGGCTTCGCGTTCGGCTCCGGCGACAGTGATCTGCACGGGCCCGAGTATCTCGTCAGCAAGGATGTCATTGTCATCACGTTTAACTACAG GCTGAACGTGTACGGTTTCCTGTCGCTGAACTCTACAAGCGTGCCGGGCAATGCCGGCCTGCGCGACATGGTGACGCTCCTCAAGTGGGTGCAGCGTAACGCGCATTTCTTCGGAGGGAGACCCGACGACGTCACCCTCATGGGCCAGAGCGCCGGCGCTGCTGCAACTCACATACTCTCTCTGTCCAAGGCGGCTGACGGATTGTTTAGGAG AGCAATTTTAATGAGTGGTACCAGTTCATCTGCTTTCTTTACCACGAACCCGGTATTCgctcaatatataaataaactcttcGTTACGAATATGGGCATCACAGCCACAGACCCTGAGGAAATCCACCAGAAACTCATAGAAATGCCAGCCGAAAAACTCAACGAAGCCAATCGCTTCCTGCTGGAACAGTTTGGACTCACCACTTTCTTCCCAGTGGTAGAATCTCCAATAAACGGTGTCACAACTATTTTAGATGAAGATCCAGAGCAGTTGATAGCCAAAGGTCGAGGGAAACACATACCCTTGATAATTGGGTTTACTGATGCCGAGTGCGAAATATTCAGAAGGCGATTTGAGCAGATAGATATAGTCAGCAAAATAAAGGAGAACCCTGGAATACTCGTGCCTCTTTCCGTTCTCTTCTCGAGTGCTCCCGACACGGTTGCTGAAATAACGAAAGCGATGCACgagaagtattttaaaaattcagtaGACATGGAAGGATACATAGAACTTTGCACCGACAGTTATTTCATGTATCCAGCGATTAGTTTGGCAATTAAGAGAGCCCGCAGTAACGGAGCGCCGGTGTACCTTTACCAATTTTCATTCGACGGGGACTACAGTGTCTTTAGGGATGTGAACCACCTGAATTTCGAAGGAGCTGGCCATATAGAAGACTTGACGTACGTGTTCAGAACCAACTCGATGTTGGGTGGCCACGCATCGTTCCCACCGCATGACAAAGACGACCATATGAAGTACTGGATGACGTCGTTCATcacaaattttatgaaatacag CAACCCAGTGACCGATGCCAAGCTGTGGCCGGAGGTGCGAGCAGACAATCTGAGGTATCAGGACATCGACACACCCGACGTGTACCAGAACGTGAAGCCACACAGTGAACAGAGAGACATGTTGGATTTCTTCGACAGCATTTACAACTGGAACGGCACTTCGTATTGCATCAAATAG
- the LOC115449779 gene encoding carboxylesterase 4A has protein sequence MFAKLQVLLYLVCMTRADVLVTVQGMLRGEEHDGYTSYTGIPYATVPRNNGRFKKAGLAPFWHGIREPHDSRCSPTSSLEDCLQLDIHVPNVGSVPWPVLVWVTGIGGGYKPGQLVQRDIIVVVVHHRQGPVGFLCLTEDKVPGNAGVKDVVLALRWVRDNIVAFKGNPASVVIAGQSFGAAMVEALTLSPMAHGLYHGVILQSGTVLAPWSFNYDAKQRAMALAKMIGDDEESTTLQNANIVDLVDKSNKLDMSYFPFGICEDRSLRNEERLLFEAPIDLLTGRKVNEVPIMMGYNTDEAYVFASALNDPKVMEKISKDISVLLPVELKFINEKEMNQVAQQIEDVYFKKDRSLPSFLAYHRDTYFISHIYRSARLHASSSSLPVYFYQFSYSGDAGVVPQRGVEKTGAAHSDELAFLFGSDLDGDDGAAQEHLVRLWTNFVKYLNPNRKESTPWTALDPTGPRVFDIGTETKMVDFPHTKVTRMWDDVYKVYFYSRNRK, from the exons ATGTTCGCAAAGTTACAAGTTTTACTATATTTGGTGTGCATGACGAGAGCTGACGTGTTGGTCACCGTCCAGGGTATGCTGCGCGGTGAGGAACACGATGGGTATACGTCCTATACCGGCATCCCCTACGCGACTGTACCACGAAATAACGGCAGATTTAAG AAAGCCGGCCTCGCCCCTTTTTGGCATGGCATCCGAGAACCTCACGATTCTCGTTGCTCGCCAACATCTTCATTGGAAGATTGTCTACAGCTAGATATTCATGTACCCAATGTAGGTTCGGTTCCTTGGCCGGTCCTGGTGTGGGTAACAGGGATAGGTGGCGGTTATAAGCCTGGGCAACTGGTTCAAAGGGATATTATTGTCGTCGTGGTTCACCATAG ACAGGGACCTGTGGGATTCCTTTGTTTAACTGAAGATAAAGTCCCAGGTAACGCTGGTGTTAAAGACGTGGTTCTAGCATTACGTTGGGTACGCGACAACATTGTTGCCTTCAAAGGAAATCCGGCCAGCGTAGTCATAGCTGGACAAAGCTTCGGTGCAGCGATGGTTGAAGCACTAACTCTGTCCCCCATGGCCCATGGGCTATATCATGGTGTAATACTCCAAAGCGGCACCGTACTTGCCCCGTGGAGTTTTAATTATGACGCGAAACAACGAGCCATGGCTCTCGCAAAAATGATCGGTGATGATGAAGAATCCACGACACTCCAGAATGCTAATATTGTAGACTTAGTCGACAAAAGTAATAAACTAGACATGTCTTATTTTCCATTTGGAATTTGTGAAGACAGATCTTTGAGGAATGAAGAAAGGTTGCTGTTTGAAGCACCTATTGATCTCCTTACCGGTAGAAAAGTCAACGAAGTTCCGATAATGATGGGTTATAACACAGATGAAGCGTATGTCTTTGCTTCGGCACTAAACGACCCCAAAGTGATGGAGAAGATATCGAAAGATATCAGCGTTCTTCTCCCAGTAGAACTAAAATTCATTAACGAAAAGGAAATGAATCAAGTGGCTCAACAGATAGAAgatgtgtattttaaaaaagaccgCAGTTTGCCAAGTTTTCTAGCGTACCACAG AGACACGTACTTCATCAGCCACATCTACCGCAGCGCTCGTCTCCACGCCTCATCCTCCAGTCTTCCCGTATACTTCTACCAGTTCTCTTACTCCGGAGACGCTGGAGTAGTACCACAACGTGGTGTGGAGAAGACGGGCGCTGCACATTCCGACGAGCTCGCGTTTTTGTTCGGGAGTGACTTGGACGGAGACGATGGAGCGGCGCAAGAGCACCTTGTTAGACTTTGGACAAACTTCGTCAAATACTT GAATCCGAACCGAAAAGAGTCAACTCCATGGACCGCATTAGACCCGACCGGCCCTCGCGTCTTCGACATCGGAACCGAAACCAAGATGGTGGACTTTCCTCACACGAAGGTCACTCGTATGTGGGACGAtgtttataaagtatatttttattccaggaataGAAAATGA